The following are from one region of the Paraglaciecola sp. L1A13 genome:
- the brxC gene encoding BREX system P-loop protein BrxC, protein MLIKDLFTKDINRPINGVVKADQRNDETVYTELDEYVITNELAKHFEGFFDSYMPSVRDPKAKAASGKLGVWVSGFFGSGKSHFIKILSYLLENRRAGDKPAIDFFADKKLDALLLGEIKAAVAKDNTVILFNIDSRANTDDGDDAILKVFLKVFNEQMGFSSDHPHIAHLERELTNRHIFEDFKQEFTKLTEVSWTEERDAYDFYRDEMASALATVTKQSPESAKQWVEQLENNFALDVANFCKWVKEYLDVNQDRRVLFFVDEVGQFIGNNIQMMLKLQTITENLGTICEGRAWVVVTSQEDIDSVIGQMTGSKGQDFSKIQGRFERLSLSSSNTSEVIEKRLLEKEQPARELLSQLYDEKGDILRNQLAFDQTTTAELANFRDATSFIHSYPFVPYHYTLVQKIFEAIRKAGATGLHLSRGERSLLDAFQSAAKQVRNEEVGVLIPLYYFYPAIESFLDTSVKKDIDQASQKQSISPFALCLLKTLFLIRYVDVLKSTLDNLVTLCVSKVDEDRLALRHNIEQAINALEQNVLIARQGDEYIFLTNEEKEIEKEIQHTDVEASDETVELSNIVFEEILRRNNNFRYAENKQDFPISRFCNGIPRDGSQEHDLVVKIISPIDANYTEYEHAVCANSSADGNGCILIKLSDKPKLFDELRTFIKTRKFLRMTGGNRPEQEVLLRDKANDNHKRHKRLVIEIEQLLRDASYFALGQEQNPRGSSIGNILDEIYQYVIENTFSKLKLIKPFAGDIRRETQNVLIADDVGQIGLDLNAEEVNPLASLEVEKHIALADDAGRLITAEDIVKKFSKRPFGWNDEEIILLISRLALANKICFQMRQQDVLLKNVYDNLTQVRKRSEMRVRRIKQQSEANLKRAAKLFRDIFGSNARETETELANDAQSSLRTMKSKLEGFANKASTGKYPGVKEIDNGVILLAGLTDIHSSFQFIEQFLINSNDLLDFEEDYQDLENFYESQFSTWQKLTQALSVKFERNRTALIKDTTASTALSKLETIYNQERPYKNIREIEPLIEQVVAVNNKLLNEKREHAKSRIQIRIDHLTQQIQSAAVPSDVSNHALRPLQLAMQRLDDLQGIAEIHQEITEAANLEEDGYEVINNNIEQQQAQQKAAQAKAKEAAKGGGAQNTSAKEGEQTYPDHTATEKRDAAEPAPKKIVTFETSSVLRSINPSAMIETEQDIEDYLSALRQQLTNLVAENNKVRIK, encoded by the coding sequence ATGCTAATTAAAGATTTATTTACTAAAGATATTAACCGCCCCATCAATGGCGTAGTTAAAGCGGATCAACGCAATGACGAAACCGTCTATACCGAGTTAGATGAGTACGTCATAACCAATGAGTTGGCAAAACATTTTGAAGGCTTTTTTGATTCATACATGCCATCGGTGCGTGATCCAAAAGCAAAAGCGGCATCGGGTAAATTGGGGGTTTGGGTCAGTGGTTTCTTTGGTTCGGGTAAATCTCATTTCATTAAAATATTGTCGTATTTATTAGAAAACCGCCGAGCAGGCGACAAACCCGCAATTGATTTTTTTGCCGACAAAAAGCTTGATGCATTATTACTTGGCGAGATAAAAGCCGCAGTCGCAAAAGACAACACTGTAATCCTGTTTAATATCGATAGCCGTGCCAATACCGATGACGGTGACGACGCAATATTAAAGGTGTTTCTTAAGGTGTTTAACGAGCAAATGGGTTTCAGCAGCGATCACCCACATATTGCCCACCTAGAACGAGAGTTAACCAACAGACATATATTTGAAGACTTTAAACAAGAATTTACTAAGCTCACCGAAGTAAGTTGGACAGAAGAGCGCGACGCCTACGATTTCTATCGAGACGAAATGGCCTCAGCCTTAGCAACAGTCACCAAACAATCCCCTGAATCTGCCAAGCAGTGGGTTGAACAACTTGAAAATAACTTTGCACTCGATGTAGCAAATTTTTGTAAATGGGTAAAAGAATACCTAGACGTAAACCAAGACAGACGCGTGTTATTTTTTGTCGATGAAGTCGGGCAGTTTATAGGTAACAACATTCAAATGATGTTGAAACTACAAACCATCACCGAAAACTTAGGCACCATCTGCGAAGGCAGGGCTTGGGTAGTGGTAACGTCTCAGGAAGACATCGATTCAGTCATAGGTCAAATGACCGGCTCTAAAGGTCAAGATTTTTCAAAAATCCAAGGCCGCTTCGAACGTTTGTCGCTTTCGAGTTCAAACACCAGCGAGGTCATTGAAAAACGTTTGCTTGAAAAAGAGCAACCAGCCCGTGAATTACTGTCGCAGTTGTACGATGAAAAAGGCGACATTCTACGCAATCAATTGGCTTTTGATCAGACCACAACTGCCGAGCTGGCCAACTTCAGAGATGCCACAAGTTTTATTCATAGTTACCCTTTTGTGCCTTACCACTACACACTAGTACAAAAAATCTTTGAGGCTATCCGTAAAGCCGGTGCCACAGGCTTACATTTAAGCCGGGGTGAGCGCTCGTTGCTCGACGCCTTCCAAAGTGCGGCAAAACAAGTGCGCAACGAAGAAGTAGGTGTGCTTATTCCCTTGTATTACTTTTATCCGGCTATTGAGAGTTTTCTGGATACCTCGGTGAAAAAAGACATCGACCAAGCCTCACAAAAACAATCCATTTCACCTTTTGCCCTATGCCTGCTTAAAACCTTATTCTTAATTCGTTATGTGGATGTGCTTAAATCGACTTTAGATAATTTGGTGACTTTGTGTGTGAGCAAAGTGGATGAAGATCGCCTAGCCTTACGCCACAATATCGAACAAGCAATCAATGCGTTGGAGCAAAACGTACTTATCGCCCGCCAAGGCGATGAATATATCTTCTTAACCAATGAAGAAAAAGAAATTGAAAAAGAAATCCAACATACCGATGTTGAAGCCTCAGACGAAACCGTAGAGCTAAGTAATATTGTTTTTGAGGAGATCCTGCGCCGCAACAATAATTTTCGTTACGCCGAAAACAAACAAGATTTCCCCATCAGTCGTTTTTGTAATGGCATACCTCGTGATGGCTCACAAGAGCACGACTTAGTAGTTAAGATCATCTCACCTATAGATGCTAACTATACAGAATACGAACATGCTGTATGCGCTAACAGCTCTGCAGATGGTAATGGTTGTATCCTAATCAAACTCAGCGATAAACCTAAATTATTTGACGAGTTACGCACCTTTATCAAAACTCGCAAATTTTTACGCATGACCGGCGGTAACCGCCCCGAACAAGAAGTACTACTGCGCGACAAAGCCAACGACAACCACAAACGCCACAAAAGGCTGGTTATAGAAATTGAACAACTCTTAAGAGACGCGAGTTATTTCGCCTTGGGGCAAGAACAAAACCCCAGAGGTAGTTCAATTGGTAATATCTTGGATGAAATCTACCAATATGTAATTGAAAATACCTTCAGTAAGCTCAAGTTAATCAAACCCTTTGCCGGCGATATTCGCCGTGAAACCCAAAACGTTTTAATTGCCGACGACGTAGGGCAAATTGGGCTAGATCTCAATGCTGAAGAAGTGAATCCATTAGCCAGTCTAGAAGTCGAAAAACACATAGCCTTAGCAGATGACGCTGGCCGTTTAATCACAGCAGAAGACATAGTCAAAAAATTCTCAAAGCGCCCCTTTGGCTGGAATGATGAAGAGATCATCTTACTCATCTCTCGCTTGGCCCTAGCCAACAAAATATGTTTTCAAATGCGTCAACAAGATGTTTTGTTGAAAAACGTCTACGATAATTTAACCCAGGTCAGAAAACGCAGCGAAATGCGTGTACGACGCATTAAACAGCAGTCAGAAGCCAATCTAAAACGTGCGGCTAAATTATTCCGCGATATCTTTGGCAGTAATGCGCGCGAAACCGAGACGGAATTGGCAAATGACGCCCAAAGCAGCTTGCGTACCATGAAAAGTAAGCTCGAAGGTTTTGCCAATAAAGCCTCTACAGGTAAGTATCCTGGAGTGAAAGAAATCGACAATGGCGTAATATTGTTGGCAGGCCTGACCGACATACATTCCAGCTTTCAGTTTATTGAGCAGTTTTTAATTAATTCAAACGACTTACTCGATTTTGAAGAAGACTATCAAGACTTAGAAAATTTTTACGAGTCCCAGTTTTCAACCTGGCAAAAACTAACTCAGGCATTGTCAGTTAAGTTTGAACGTAACCGTACCGCGCTGATAAAAGACACTACCGCATCAACGGCTTTAAGCAAGCTTGAAACCATATACAACCAAGAGCGACCTTATAAAAACATCCGTGAAATCGAACCACTTATTGAGCAAGTGGTTGCGGTTAATAACAAACTATTAAATGAAAAACGTGAACATGCTAAATCTCGTATTCAAATCCGCATCGATCACTTAACGCAACAAATCCAATCTGCCGCTGTGCCATCTGATGTCAGCAATCATGCACTGCGCCCCTTGCAATTAGCTATGCAAAGGCTGGATGATTTACAAGGTATTGCCGAAATCCATCAAGAAATCACCGAAGCCGCCAATCTCGAAGAAGACGGCTACGAGGTGATCAATAACAACATTGAGCAACAACAAGCACAACAAAAGGCAGCGCAGGCCAAAGCTAAAGAAGCAGCAAAAGGGGGAGGGGCGCAAAACACCAGTGCTAAAGAGGGTGAGCAAACATATCCTGATCATACTGCTACTGAAAAACGTGATGCAGCAGAACCTGCCCCGAAAAAAATAGTCACCTTCGAAACCAGCAGCGTGTTGCGCAGCATTAACCCAAGCGCCATGATCGAAACAGAACAAGACATCGAGGATTATCTCAGTGCCTTACGTCAGCAACTAACAAACTTAGTAGCCGAAAATAATAAAGTTCGCATTAAATAA
- a CDS encoding DUF1788 domain-containing protein: protein MVLEKVQLSDLNQRLNQVLSKIESAEFLNNLGLGNEIGFYVFDYPAEAELTVRDHLEFMTNKLQSRGKTFANINLFAEVASLLESRNLLTRSFQKQKSQGDAALFNALKGPLEQNRFAEFIVNKIDLDNCDFILMHGLGSAWPIIRGHELLNALHAKVGAVPTLLFYPGEWDGLALKAFNRMESNNYYRAFKLVP, encoded by the coding sequence ATGGTATTAGAAAAAGTACAATTATCAGACTTAAATCAGCGCTTAAACCAAGTGTTATCAAAGATAGAAAGTGCTGAATTTCTTAACAATCTAGGTCTAGGTAACGAAATTGGTTTTTACGTTTTTGATTATCCTGCTGAAGCCGAATTAACAGTGCGGGATCATCTAGAGTTTATGACCAATAAATTGCAAAGTCGTGGCAAAACATTCGCCAATATTAACTTATTTGCAGAGGTCGCCTCATTACTTGAGTCCAGAAATTTATTAACTCGCTCCTTTCAAAAGCAAAAATCACAGGGCGATGCCGCTTTGTTTAATGCATTAAAAGGTCCTCTTGAACAAAATCGTTTTGCTGAATTCATCGTCAACAAAATAGACTTAGACAACTGTGACTTCATTTTAATGCATGGTTTGGGCAGTGCCTGGCCTATTATCCGAGGGCATGAGTTACTCAATGCGTTACATGCCAAAGTCGGAGCTGTACCAACCTTATTATTTTACCCCGGTGAATGGGATGGCTTAGCGTTAAAAGCCTTCAATCGCATGGAATCGAACAACTACTACCGCGCATTCAAATTAGTGCCGTAA
- a CDS encoding DUF1819 family protein has product MIPQASLKNHKAYLGDLIGGSLMIREGQIVAELLLKKPSQDEWLDAIVNQNILQKRSDASAKRNASTIKKRLEGLSDEFLTQLAFGSAELSSQLMFAATLIQSTMLADFMRDVVLDAKRMFRDLIDSNDWVAFWEDRSRLFPEFAQMTESSTYKISQVVFKILADAGYIESTRNKKLQNVYLLPEVKSLLADMQREDIVAAMEV; this is encoded by the coding sequence TTGATACCACAAGCCAGTTTAAAAAATCATAAAGCCTATCTTGGTGACCTTATTGGTGGCAGTTTGATGATCCGTGAAGGGCAAATCGTTGCCGAACTGTTGCTTAAAAAGCCCAGTCAAGACGAGTGGCTTGATGCCATTGTTAATCAAAATATCTTACAGAAACGATCCGACGCATCGGCAAAACGTAATGCATCTACCATTAAAAAGCGTTTAGAAGGCTTAAGCGATGAGTTTTTAACGCAGCTCGCTTTTGGCAGTGCCGAGTTATCAAGCCAACTCATGTTTGCTGCAACGTTGATTCAATCCACTATGCTGGCAGATTTTATGCGTGATGTAGTGCTCGATGCAAAACGCATGTTTCGTGATCTTATCGACTCAAATGATTGGGTCGCATTCTGGGAAGATCGCTCAAGATTGTTTCCTGAGTTCGCACAAATGACAGAATCTTCTACCTATAAGATTAGCCAGGTTGTATTTAAAATACTGGCCGATGCGGGTTACATTGAATCAACCCGAAACAAAAAACTTCAAAATGTATATTTGCTTCCTGAAGTAAAAAGTTTACTCGCTGATATGCAGCGCGAAGACATAGTCGCGGCAATGGAGGTGTAG
- a CDS encoding ATP-binding protein yields the protein MPHTPACTKGYSARYYRSSRPMITLTQAKADGTYTKALNLLVKIDMLILDDWGLEPLKSAQRNDLIEIMNDRDGSTSTVIISQLTTGQRYQSIGDNTLADAIL from the coding sequence ATGCCGCACACCCCCGCCTGCACCAAAGGCTACAGTGCCAGATATTATCGTAGCTCTCGCCCGATGATAACGTTGACACAAGCCAAGGCCGATGGCACTTACACTAAAGCGCTAAATCTACTCGTTAAAATCGACATGTTAATACTGGATGACTGGGGACTAGAGCCGCTTAAATCTGCACAACGCAACGACCTAATTGAAATAATGAATGATAGAGATGGCAGCACTTCCACGGTGATCATCAGTCAATTGACGACTGGCCAAAGGTATCAATCCATCGGCGATAATACGCTTGCTGATGCCATATTATAA
- a CDS encoding Lrp/AsnC family transcriptional regulator, producing MSIKKSIKLDRINKKIITIVHTQSDISNQELSERVGLSNSACFQRTKALKEAGYFIGFHTDLDLNRIAKNVLAYVEFTLEANNPKARKVFEDAINVIPEFMDCLRITGDVDYICFTCCSDTQALNELCDAVNGNPDLGIQKVKTRIILERAKWYLGYPLQKLEWLK from the coding sequence ATGAGCATTAAAAAAAGCATCAAACTTGATCGGATTAATAAAAAGATAATAACCATAGTTCATACCCAATCTGATATTTCCAATCAAGAACTAAGCGAACGTGTGGGTTTATCAAACAGTGCCTGTTTTCAGAGAACTAAAGCGCTTAAAGAAGCTGGCTATTTTATCGGTTTTCACACCGACCTTGATTTAAATCGTATCGCTAAAAATGTCTTGGCTTATGTAGAATTCACCCTTGAAGCAAATAATCCAAAGGCTAGAAAAGTCTTTGAGGATGCCATAAATGTCATCCCAGAATTTATGGACTGCCTGAGGATTACCGGCGATGTGGATTATATTTGCTTTACCTGTTGCTCTGACACCCAAGCCCTCAATGAACTTTGCGATGCAGTGAATGGCAATCCTGATTTGGGCATACAAAAAGTTAAGACACGCATTATATTAGAACGCGCCAAGTGGTACCTGGGCTATCCGCTACAAAAGTTGGAGTGGTTGAAGTAA